A genomic region of Planktothrix serta PCC 8927 contains the following coding sequences:
- a CDS encoding DUF6464 family protein yields the protein MEPNSLPTEVILTHSCQSLGSVCLDWTPQPGHYFNWQGQTYTVLERRHRYQLKSGRYRLHKISLYVQSVERPEDTTLINGHWVIGDVNCRFNAHSELMRCAVNPSGPCQDCRFFEPS from the coding sequence ATGGAGCCAAATTCATTACCAACGGAGGTGATTTTGACCCATTCCTGTCAATCTCTGGGAAGTGTTTGTTTAGATTGGACACCGCAACCGGGTCATTATTTCAACTGGCAGGGTCAAACTTATACAGTTTTAGAACGTCGTCATCGCTATCAACTCAAATCAGGTCGTTACCGACTGCATAAAATTTCCTTGTATGTACAATCGGTAGAACGACCTGAAGATACAACTTTGATTAATGGACATTGGGTAATTGGGGATGTCAACTGTCGGTTTAACGCTCATTCAGAACTGATGCGCTGTGCAGTGAATCCCTCTGGCCCTTGTCAAGATTGTCGTTTTTTTGAACCGAGTTAA
- a CDS encoding ABC transporter ATP-binding protein/permease, which yields MNQFDPQLWQRFLRIAQPFFYPVETGSGKVFLSLLLSLLIFLFAAVFVFVSVVSIASQYIFPDFFNSIAPGLYESVASIFYSPYIIVVILMLGIPMAMFFGYRNQIQTRWQPWAFLTVLLLLSLFVSGLNVIISYVGNFFTTALAEKSQDEFWRFLYVYAGVFVVGTPIVVMYMYTRERLGNYWRKWLTDEFLERYLSQRSFYQIESDGKIDNPDQRITEDIKSFTITSLRFLLILLGSIIDVISFTGILFSISKSLSIFLLIYAAIGTIITVLIGRRLIPLNFNQLRREADFRYGLVHVRDNAESIAFYQGEHQELNQVKQRFFQAFQNFNVLIGWQRNVNYFTKSYEYAVIILPSLILAPVYFAGTIKFGDITQANFAFAQVLGAFSIVVSEIAILSAFAAGINRLATFSEFLDSPKTLDHEHTQIDMTVDSPLALEHLTLNTPNYQKILVKDLSLTLASGEGLVIMGQSGVGKSSLLRAIAGLWTSGTGRLIRPELSSMLFLPQRPYMILGTLRQQLLYPNINREVDETELRQVLKLVNLADLPERLNGFDTELDWANVLSLGEQQRLAFARLLISKPRYAILDEATSALDLKNEELLYKKLDETDTTYISVGHRMSLLRYHQNVLELMGDQKWRLVSAKDYQAEMSLLAQ from the coding sequence ATGAATCAATTTGATCCGCAGCTTTGGCAACGATTTTTGAGAATTGCTCAACCCTTCTTTTATCCTGTGGAGACAGGAAGTGGCAAAGTCTTTTTGAGTTTATTGTTGTCATTATTAATTTTTCTATTTGCGGCTGTTTTTGTTTTTGTGAGTGTAGTTTCTATTGCCAGTCAGTATATTTTTCCTGATTTTTTTAATAGTATTGCTCCCGGTTTATACGAATCCGTAGCCAGCATTTTTTACTCTCCCTATATTATCGTTGTTATCTTAATGCTTGGGATTCCGATGGCAATGTTTTTTGGGTATCGAAATCAAATTCAAACTCGTTGGCAACCTTGGGCGTTTTTAACTGTACTTTTATTGTTATCCCTATTTGTAAGTGGCTTAAATGTCATTATTAGCTATGTGGGTAACTTTTTTACCACGGCTTTAGCTGAAAAAAGTCAGGATGAATTTTGGCGATTTCTTTATGTTTATGCGGGCGTGTTTGTGGTGGGAACTCCCATTGTTGTCATGTATATGTATACCCGTGAACGCTTAGGAAACTACTGGCGAAAATGGTTAACCGATGAATTTTTAGAACGGTATTTAAGTCAACGATCATTTTATCAAATCGAATCCGATGGTAAAATTGATAACCCCGATCAACGGATTACTGAAGATATAAAATCTTTTACTATTACCAGCTTAAGATTTTTATTGATTCTCTTGGGATCAATTATTGATGTAATTTCTTTTACGGGAATTCTGTTTTCAATTTCTAAATCTCTTTCGATTTTTCTCTTAATTTATGCAGCGATCGGTACGATTATTACAGTTTTAATTGGACGGCGTTTAATTCCCCTCAACTTTAACCAACTCAGACGAGAAGCGGATTTTCGTTATGGATTAGTTCATGTCCGAGATAATGCTGAATCCATTGCTTTTTATCAGGGGGAACATCAGGAACTCAACCAAGTTAAACAACGGTTTTTTCAAGCCTTTCAAAACTTTAATGTATTAATTGGTTGGCAACGAAATGTTAATTATTTTACCAAAAGCTACGAATATGCAGTGATTATTCTCCCCTCGTTAATCTTAGCTCCCGTTTATTTCGCCGGGACGATTAAATTTGGGGATATTACTCAAGCTAATTTTGCCTTTGCTCAAGTTTTAGGCGCCTTTTCAATTGTTGTTAGTGAGATTGCCATCTTAAGTGCATTTGCCGCCGGAATTAATCGTTTAGCGACGTTTTCTGAATTTTTAGACTCTCCTAAAACCCTTGATCATGAACATACACAAATTGATATGACGGTTGATTCTCCCCTAGCTTTAGAACACCTTACGCTCAATACTCCTAATTACCAAAAAATATTGGTTAAAGACTTATCTCTGACTTTAGCCTCTGGCGAAGGATTAGTAATTATGGGTCAAAGTGGAGTCGGAAAAAGTTCTTTATTACGCGCCATTGCTGGGTTATGGACATCAGGAACAGGACGGTTAATTCGTCCTGAATTATCGTCGATGTTATTTTTACCCCAACGTCCCTATATGATTTTAGGAACATTGCGTCAACAATTGCTCTATCCTAATATTAATCGAGAGGTGGATGAAACGGAATTACGTCAAGTATTAAAGTTAGTCAATTTAGCCGATTTACCCGAACGATTGAATGGGTTTGATACTGAATTAGACTGGGCGAATGTTCTGTCTTTAGGGGAACAACAACGGTTAGCCTTTGCCCGATTATTAATCAGTAAACCCCGCTACGCCATTTTAGATGAAGCCACCAGTGCCTTAGATTTAAAAAATGAAGAACTCCTTTACAAAAAATTAGATGAAACCGATACAACCTATATTAGTGTTGGGCATCGGATGAGTTTATTACGCTATCATCAAAACGTTTTAGAACTGATGGGAGATCAAAAATGGCGCTTGGTTTCCGCTAAAGATTATCAAGCTGAAATGAGTTTATTAGCTCAGTAA
- a CDS encoding 2Fe-2S iron-sulfur cluster-binding protein produces the protein MSKTFKTYTVEFHHDGKVQTVEIPENKHILEVAQKAGIELPNSCNAGVCTTCAAQIIEGEVEQSEGMGVGTDLQKEGYVLLCIAYPRSNLKLATGKEDEVYARQFGQVS, from the coding sequence ATGTCTAAAACGTTTAAAACCTATACAGTTGAATTTCATCACGACGGCAAAGTCCAAACCGTCGAAATTCCAGAGAATAAACACATTCTCGAAGTCGCACAAAAGGCAGGAATCGAGTTACCCAATTCTTGTAATGCCGGGGTTTGTACTACCTGTGCTGCCCAAATTATTGAAGGTGAAGTTGAGCAAAGTGAAGGTATGGGAGTAGGTACGGATCTGCAAAAAGAAGGGTATGTCCTTCTTTGTATCGCCTATCCCCGTTCTAATTTGAAACTAGCCACCGGAAAAGAAGATGAAGTCTATGCACGCCAATTTGGTCAAGTATCTTAA
- a CDS encoding DUF3326 domain-containing protein — protein MSRPYTVILIIPTGIGATIGGYAGDGLPVARAIAQVADTLITHPNVLNGAQLYWPMSNTLYVEGYALDQFAAGTWGLQPVHCNRVGLLLDQAIEPELRLRHLQVADAARATLGLTLTDYIITDAPLNVELRTSSSGASWGTIGNPDSLLRAAERLITEAKAEAIAVVARFPESENSSILAAYRHGQGVDPLAGAEAVISHLIVRTFNIPCAHAPALSPLPLDPELSPRSAAEELGYTFLPCVLVGLSRAPQWVTSATSGTIWADQVDAVVVPATACGGSAIISFSRRDAPWRVSTTQIIAVGENQTRMQVSPEQLGIQAIQVNSYLEALGILVAHKAGVDPNALRPNLLSLSELKYY, from the coding sequence ATGTCTCGTCCTTATACGGTAATTTTAATTATCCCAACGGGAATTGGTGCCACCATTGGGGGGTATGCAGGGGATGGTTTACCCGTTGCTAGGGCGATCGCTCAAGTTGCAGATACTCTGATTACCCATCCTAACGTTCTCAATGGTGCTCAACTTTATTGGCCGATGTCCAATACTTTGTATGTGGAAGGGTACGCTCTGGATCAATTTGCGGCGGGAACTTGGGGACTTCAACCTGTTCACTGTAACCGTGTTGGGTTACTCCTTGACCAAGCTATTGAACCGGAATTACGCCTGAGACATTTACAAGTGGCGGATGCGGCCAGAGCCACATTAGGCTTAACCTTAACGGACTATATCATTACTGATGCTCCCCTAAACGTAGAACTGAGAACCTCCTCCTCCGGTGCGTCTTGGGGAACGATTGGCAACCCCGACAGTTTGTTACGCGCCGCAGAACGCTTAATTACCGAAGCCAAAGCCGAAGCCATCGCCGTTGTCGCCCGTTTTCCTGAATCTGAAAATAGCAGTATTTTAGCAGCCTATCGTCATGGACAGGGCGTTGATCCCTTAGCGGGAGCAGAAGCGGTAATTAGCCATTTAATTGTCCGCACCTTTAACATTCCCTGTGCCCATGCTCCGGCCCTTTCTCCCCTTCCCCTTGATCCTGAATTATCCCCTCGTTCAGCAGCAGAGGAACTCGGATATACGTTTCTTCCCTGCGTATTAGTGGGGTTGAGTCGTGCCCCCCAATGGGTGACGTCTGCCACTTCGGGGACAATTTGGGCGGATCAGGTGGATGCGGTGGTTGTTCCGGCAACAGCCTGTGGAGGTTCTGCTATTATCAGTTTTAGCCGTAGAGACGCGCCATGGCGCGTCTCTACTACTCAAATTATTGCTGTCGGGGAAAATCAAACCCGAATGCAAGTCAGTCCAGAACAGTTAGGAATTCAAGCAATACAGGTAAACTCTTATTTAGAGGCTTTAGGAATTTTAGTGGCGCATAAAGCTGGAGTTGATCCAAATGCCCTGCGTCCGAATCTATTATCCCTGAGCGAACTTAAATATTATTAA
- a CDS encoding CPBP family intramembrane glutamic endopeptidase — MVEQQTPNNFELEPLTRTQVLVAMGGTAIVLLAIAKAWLHLSHVTLLPVNFTWISLGWGLGVGLIITMASFIMYRIWPAYSRSADIYLKLVLSPLLWPDLIWLGLLPGLSEELLFRGVMLSDLGLTPLALVVSSIAFGVLHFSGSQQWPYVIWAIIVGFILGYSAIATGNLLVPIIAHILTNFMSGCLWKLKYIGGQS; from the coding sequence GTGGTAGAACAACAAACACCGAACAATTTTGAACTCGAACCGTTAACTCGGACTCAAGTTTTAGTCGCAATGGGGGGAACTGCCATTGTCTTATTAGCAATTGCTAAAGCTTGGTTACATTTGAGTCACGTTACCCTTTTACCTGTTAATTTTACCTGGATTAGTTTAGGGTGGGGCTTAGGTGTCGGCTTAATCATTACAATGGCTAGTTTTATTATGTATCGCATCTGGCCTGCCTATAGTCGCAGTGCGGATATTTATTTAAAATTAGTTTTGAGTCCTTTATTATGGCCGGATTTAATTTGGTTGGGTTTATTACCCGGACTCAGTGAGGAATTATTATTCCGAGGGGTGATGTTATCGGATTTAGGATTAACACCCCTGGCTTTAGTGGTTTCAAGTATTGCGTTTGGGGTTCTCCATTTTAGCGGTTCTCAACAATGGCCCTATGTGATTTGGGCAATTATTGTGGGGTTTATTTTAGGCTACAGTGCGATCGCCACAGGTAATTTATTAGTTCCCATTATTGCCCATATCTTGACTAATTTTATGTCCGGTTGTTTATGGAAATTAAAATATATTGGTGGGCAATCTTAA
- the rsgA gene encoding small ribosomal subunit biogenesis GTPase RsgA yields the protein MSSTPSNDPLNTTELVGTVVAVQANFYQVELEIQRVLPSERILLCTRRSLLKKMGQQVMVGDRVVVEEPDWLGKRGAIAQVLPRITELSRPPVANANQILLVFAIAEPELEATALSRFLVKAESTGLEVCLCLNKCDLVSSEELLEWRDRLLNWGYYPLFISVNTGLEYTVDSDHKIIQKSLFDAENTFKEKTLLHQLKDKTTVISGPSGVGKSSLINQLIPSLNIRVATVSGKLGRGRHTTRHVELFHLPTGGLLADTPGFNQPELDCEPQELVDYFPEAKQRFQQGKCQFSDCSHRDEPNCVVRGDWERYPIYLDFLETAIAYQEAIQQQPDVERNVKSKTKLGGKQQLEPKLASKKYRRSSRRFQHQTLQDLCEDFSEED from the coding sequence TCAAGCGAATTTCTATCAGGTTGAACTAGAAATCCAGAGGGTTTTACCTTCGGAAAGGATACTCCTGTGTACCCGTCGTTCGCTGTTGAAAAAAATGGGTCAGCAGGTGATGGTGGGTGATCGGGTGGTTGTGGAGGAACCGGACTGGTTAGGAAAACGGGGAGCTATTGCTCAAGTCTTACCCCGAATTACAGAATTAAGTCGCCCTCCCGTTGCTAATGCTAATCAGATTTTATTAGTGTTTGCGATCGCAGAACCGGAGTTAGAAGCAACAGCGTTAAGTCGGTTTTTAGTTAAAGCTGAATCAACGGGTTTAGAGGTCTGTTTGTGTTTAAATAAATGCGATTTAGTCTCCTCTGAGGAGTTATTAGAATGGCGCGATCGCTTATTAAATTGGGGGTATTATCCGTTATTTATTAGTGTTAATACGGGTTTAGAATATACGGTTGATTCTGATCATAAAATTATTCAAAAATCCCTATTTGACGCTGAAAATACTTTTAAAGAAAAGACTTTACTGCATCAACTCAAAGATAAAACTACAGTAATTTCCGGCCCTTCGGGGGTCGGTAAATCGAGTTTAATTAATCAATTAATTCCGAGTCTTAATATAAGAGTTGCAACGGTTTCAGGAAAATTAGGACGGGGAAGACATACGACTCGCCACGTTGAATTATTCCACTTACCTACGGGAGGATTATTAGCAGATACGCCGGGATTTAATCAACCGGAATTAGACTGTGAACCTCAAGAATTAGTTGATTATTTTCCTGAAGCAAAACAGCGTTTTCAACAAGGAAAATGTCAATTTAGTGATTGTTCTCATCGAGATGAACCTAATTGTGTTGTCCGGGGAGACTGGGAACGCTATCCGATTTATTTGGATTTTTTAGAAACTGCGATCGCCTATCAAGAAGCAATTCAACAACAGCCGGATGTAGAAAGAAATGTCAAATCTAAAACAAAATTAGGAGGTAAACAACAATTAGAACCGAAATTGGCGAGTAAAAAATATCGTCGTTCTTCCCGTCGTTTTCAACATCAGACATTACAAGATTTATGTGAGGATTTCAGCGAAGAAGATTAA